Below is a genomic region from Henckelia pumila isolate YLH828 chromosome 3, ASM3356847v2, whole genome shotgun sequence.
AAATTATCATCTTTGCCCATATTCAAAAGAGAATGAAGTTTGTTCAAACTCGAATTAAATCTGGAAAgagtttttttttgctttttcaaGTTCACTATTCAGCAAACTCAATTCCAGATCTTTCTTGCTCATGAAAACTTCCAGCCTAGCCACGACGGCTTTTAATTCAGCATTCTCTTTAGAGAGAGTTGTATTTAACTTATTCCTCTTGATCCAGTCAGTATACAACTCCTCATAAAGTTTTTGGACACCTCTCAGAGTAAACTCTTCAGCTACCTGTTCTTCATGATTACTGAAATTATCAAAATTAGATGCCACAAAACATACAGATTTTTGAACTGTGTTGCGcccaggtgttgcaacaccggagccaACACCAAGTGGATTTacctgaaaatttttcttaccttCCAGCAAAGCAATAAAAGATATAAGTTCTACCTGTTCACCCTTTTCCTGTTCTTCCTCAGAATCCTCATCACTCAGGGAGACATTCATACCTTTTTGAAGTCGATTGGAACATTCATACGCATAATTTACATATCCACGACATTCCCTGCATTGAATATTATCAAAATTATTACTAGAGGAATGATTCTTACTCTCATACTTTGGACGAGGTCCTCGAGTAGTCGCTGGTTTCTGAGATTTTTCCGTCATAGGTAGACTAGGAAATTTTGAAGGTTGACCACCTTTTtcacttttcttcttttctctcaTCACCTTAAGATAATCACCAAATTTCTTTGAAATCAAGGTAATAGAGTCATCTCCCAGATCAGATTCACCTACTTCATGCTTCATCTCAAAAAAACCATTGTAAGAATCTTTAGACACTTGAAAAGCAATGGACTTACCTTTATAGTCATCTTCTACTTCCATCTCCATCTCATATGTGCAAAGAGAACTTATTAACTCATCCAAACTCATTATAGATGTATCCTTGGATTCATCTATAGCGCAAACTTTAGTGTGGAACTTTTTTGGAACAGAACGAAGTACTTTGCACACAAGTCATTCGTTGGAAATAGGATCACCGAGTACGGATGCTTCATTAGCAAGGCTTTTCAATCTAGCATTGTATTGCATGATGGTCTCATTTTCTTCCATTCTTAATTTCTCAAACTTTGAAGTAAAGAGACACATCCTTGTATTCTTAACACTTTTCGAGCCCTCACAATGAGCCTGATGTTTGTCCCAAGCATCCTGAGCAGAGACACAAGTACAAATCAGATTAAACATATTCATGTCAACAGAGGTAAAAATAGCATTAATTTCTTTAGCATTAAAATTAGCCGAGGAAATTTCATCAGCCGTCCATTGTGCTCTTGGTTTGGGTCCACCGCCTTCTTCATCTCTCATTAATGGTGACCAATCATCGAGAACACGTTGTCAAGCCCTTGAATCAATGGACTGTATGTATATGCTCATCTTCAGTTTTCAGGACCGTAATTTGTCTCATCCAAAATTGGTGAACGAATTGCAGCATTGGAGTACGGAGTATCCATAACAAACCTGCAACAGTAACCAggaactcacttagtaaagtcaagtggtggctctgatGTCACGTGAAAGATGCGTTGTATGCAGTTTGTTAATAAAACAGTCAGTATTGTAcatggtgttacaacaccagaGACAACACAGTACAGCGgaaattaaagcgtaaataaataacacaagtaaataattttgcacgagtataaaaactcgtgtgggtgccttagggctaaatatcactaggaAAAGTAAGATCATTCTTGCAAAGTaatactagtgattttacgaaaaatcaataaatcctaaatttttcaacaagttgagaaatcaaactttgcatcctaaataaatcagagtaaaacaaatagatgcaactcccgtagcctaaatttgaagaTACAGAAAAGATCTTCAAACAACACTATACACTAAGTGTTGTTTTCTGATGTCTTCAATACCAACGGCAATACGGGGACAAGCAATAACGATGATTGCAAAATCGTCTTCAGACACCTTCAACTTCACGAATGGAATTCTTCAGTAGATGCTCTGAAAGTCGACGTTTGAAGCTCTATCTAATTTGTGCATGGAAATCTTCTTTAAATAGATTTCAATTCAAGGTAAGTTGATTTCCATGAATAGATTCCTACATGAATAAGGAAGCAATTGTAAATAAGAATAAAACTCTATtaatcatatcaaatcatatcttgataatatcataCAAGAATATATCTCTAAATTTTATTATCAAGATATATTTGAATACAGTAAATATAATTCTCATAGATTTCGAATTATACACAATATATTTACCAAATCTTTTAACTTGTCTATAAagcaaaatcaaatattattcGATATTCATAAGGCcgagaatttcaaagaataaaaatttctttcaaaagaaaaacaaaagttttttcatcataattaaacccaataatttATAAATGTATCAATATTACTCACATAAGATTTAGTTTTTTCGATATTTTTCTTCATGTCGTATGAAGTATATTGCTATAGATTTTCAATTTTGAAAacaatattttgattttatttgttcaataaaatcaaatatcttgaaaaaaaaaaatgtgtactacaaataatacacataatatTCATGTTTTATGTTACACATGCAACGCGTGTGCCACGTCCACTAATTCTAATAATCTGGGAATAACTTCGGTTTTTGTTGTGAATCAAGAACTTGAAGTCTTGAACTGACCCtcttaatatattttttcttaaacAGAAATATCATAAATGGTTCAATCTTCATTGGCGAAGGAGTGCAATTGTGCAACCTCACGTGGAGATTCGAGGAGGTTAGATATCACACATTAATTTTTCGTTTATTgatcatttatattttttagaaaaaaattctaaactttattttattatttataataaaattttaaatatataagatttttacaaaattaaatcactggataaaatataaatattctattcttttttattttgaaaaatatgcaCAATATTGGATATACGGCATGGTAACAATAGGAAGAGCTTTGTAAATTGTAATATCATAAGAAattaaagaaaacaaaaataaacaataGAAAGAGATTTGTAATATCAtaagaaagaaacaaaaataaacaatatAAAGAGATTTGTAATATCataagaaagaaaacaaaaataaaagcgaaaatatttttttacaaaaattatttgtttaaatttttttagtcGTTAACTTGTCATATTTGAGTTTGatataatgatttttaattttgggatAATTTGATCCGATTGATGAACTAGTGCTTAAACGCATCAGCAATTTATAAAACCATGTCAAAAAATTTTAACGTTATATCAATATTTTGGAATCACATAAATAAAAGTATAACAAATATTGTGTACAATGATAATTATAACAATTATATCacaagatttttttattttatgtgattaTCTCACAAATCATTTTATGAGATGAATATTATATTCGACCTCACtcgtgaaaaaatattttttacgtaaacaatatttttttttcataaatataaTTATGATCAACTCGTCTCACAATTACACGAGATCGTTTCACATGCAAGATATTTGCTctattattatgattattataatTACCCACTTCATCATAATTattaaaacaaacaaaaatggaaatcaaaataatttttttacattAACTTTTTCCGATTGTTTGTTTTAGTGTTTTAGGAATTCTTTGAGTTTAACTAATTAATTTTCTCCATATAATTTGGAACACATTTCGATATCATATAgttaatttttatgattattattaatGTTAAAGAAATGGACTTGGACTTAACTAATTCAAAAACTAGATTAAGTGGAGGATTGCTTTTGTGACCAAGGGTGGCTCTTATGGGGGCGAGCCGAGCGACCGCTTAGGGCCCCATTTTGAGAGAGGATCCaattatttttagaaattattataatatcaatataattttagctaattaaagaaaaaataaaatatttgggaATAGATCTCTATGACAAACACGCACAACCATAATTTTGTCACTCGTCTATTTCAATCCATGCTAGGtttatcaaatttaattttcatcaTCAATTCTTGGTAGTGTGCACCTCTCACATATAAGTAATTGTTCTTTATTCTGATCTTATTCTGTTTATACATTTTCAATTAtttctaattttaaattaaactgagagaatttattataaaattgtgGTTTATAAGCTTTTTCaagttaaaattattaaaattttattgggtaCTACAATGagtcaaaatatattaaatgatttgacaattatttaaaaatatttcatgtgaCAGTATAATTAATGACTttacttttataaaaattacaAGTAAGGtgctttttatatatataatgttgtttattttttaaataatttatagtAAGAAATGatgtaaaacattttttttattaactaGCTTTACAATTACatattaatgtttattttgattatgatattaaattattatatatatatatttgagtttTCAAATCAATGAGATTGagctcatatatatatttttatctcTTTTGTCTGTTTATGTTAACTTTTCAGTAACTCTATCtaattttgataaaatatctcaacaattaaaaaaaatcaaaataaatgtgGAGACATCTCAAGTCTCAACAATTGAAATTAATCCACCGATGTGATGGGAGACATCTAAAGTCGAAATTAATCAAAATGACTGTTTCGAAACTTTTGAATATTACGTGGATCAAAAAGCCTTTTGCATTCCCCAAGTAAATGAATCCAGTACGAATTTCAATCTCCTGCTAACGCCCACGTCCCGATTTAAATGCCACAGCAGAACAGAATAAAACCCACACGCACACGCAAATCGTGGATAGTGGAAAACAATGATTTACCACAGCGGAACAgaagaataatataatttaaaaaccaaaaaataaaaataatcgaaGTCACTACAAAACAGGAGCCTCAGGAGGagacttttaattatttgatggACTAATTTGTTGatgagatgatgatgataatataAGATGAAAAATCAATATCTTTAGGGTGTGTTTGAAGTTATGTATaactaatttatatataaattattttatctatctcacgtttttttttatattatttatccatctttcaattatttatcttacatcaatcaaatcataaattatttatcttacatcaatcaaatcattaaatttaaattactatattaccatttataaataatattattcatatttttattaattattaaaaaaataaaatagtaatttactattttcatataatatataatcaatcaaatcaaacaaacaaactataatctatcaattaaatcaaatcttatattaactatcattttttatttattttttattacaatatataatttatttccgtattatttattttatctccAACTTCAAACGGATGTTAAATTACAATAATAACACATGACATTAATTCTTTCTACAATTAAGTAAATCATTacaaaagtttttatttttggcaTCAAAGCGATATCCCCCAAGtgacaaaaaatatattttccgaaataaaatatttggcaAAGTAAATACAATGGTAAGGCCCAAGTCGCGCAATATAAAACCCCCCACACCACAACAGaagaaaacacacacacacactcgcAAAGTGCAGAAACAATGATTTACCACGTCGAATTACCCACAACCGACGAATACACCGTCGATTTCTACGGCGACTCTATCTACACCACTGTCACCAACGACTGCGCCGTCGTATCCGAATGGATCTCCGACGTGGAGtcaatccatcaccgccgcctGCACCACCTAATCGTGGGGCTCGACATCGAGTGGCGCCCCGCCTACGGCCGCACCCCAAACCCAGCAGCCACCCTTCAACTATGCGTGGGCCGCCGATGTCTCATATACCAGATAATCCACTCCCAGGGCGCCACCCCCTTTTCTCTCACCAGGTTTCTTTCGAACCCTAACTACACTTTCGTGGGAGTCGGCATCGAATCTGACTTGGACAAGCTGGAACAAGATTACGATCTTGGGAGCGATGTGAATACGGTGGATTTGAGGGATTTGGCGGCGTATGAGTATGATAGAAGGGAGTTGAAGAGTAAGGGGCTTAAGGATTTGGCTAGTCTTGTGCTGGGCAAAGAGATGGAGAAGCCGCGGTGGGTGACCATGAGTAGATGGGATAACCGGCAGTTGACTTACGATCAAgtggagtatgcttgtatcgatgcgttcgtgTGTTTCGAAATGGGCAGGATGATGAATGCTTCTCGCTGATGACAAAGGCCATTttgctaatctgatgataatggtgtgtgttttgttttgttttgttttactTTTTGGGTGGAATCTTGTTCTTGGTTTCCGTTGCATGAATCAGTACtggatatatatatgtttcttcTTTCTGGGTTTTCTGTAATCGTCTTCCATCTTTTTCTTGTGAATTTCTTCTCCACAATACCCTGAATGCtttttaattgttattattgcTTGCACGTTGTCTGGTATGAGCTTCGTTTTTCCAAGAATCTGTCTACTTTTCTTGAAATTCTGATAAATGGCCATAACTATGGCCTATGGGATGTTGCTCCCCGGTCCATCTGGGTTTTTGTTGGGCAGTAGTGTTTTCTGGGTTGGGTGACGGTTTGAAAAGATagcaattttttaattatttgaacgagtaaataaattaaatagatGCAATTTCAATAGGTAAACAGCATAATTATTGTTCCATCATGTATCACTCAACTCAGGATGAATGGTAAATATTAGACATCTATATTTctttgtttcaaaatttcttACACCCCAAGCAAATCATATTGACAAAAAACCTATGTATGTTCCTATCCGAATCTTAGCTTCAAAGTTGCTCTTAATGGCTTTCAAGGAGTGTTTCCGTTTTTTCTAGAAATGCTTCTTGGCCATTTCCAACCTATATTGGTCATCTTCTATCTTCTAAAATAGAGATTTGTGATCTCTGTCTTCCAAAACCTTCTCCAACCCATATCCTCTCTATGTTACCAAATATttctttttaataattttttatcttttacaacacatatataatttaataattatataatatatctttCAACCAAATTATTTTGATTAGTTGATTCAACTAAAAATCgtgtaatatattaataattatgtattatattattaaactaaaaatttattggacttgatttttttttattttaattttttttatgaccgtacaatatttaatgttttgtattgtttgcaattttattgttttgtgtTGTTTGTAATTTAATgaccaaataaatattttttttattgtcatTAAATTACAAACAacacaaaacaataaaattacaaaCAATACAAAACATTAAATATTGTACggccataaaaaaaattaacataaacataaaaaaatttggagGATGGCATTTTCGTAATTAATGTCATCCTTCATGTAAATTCTTATATAAACAGTGATCCTCCATATGGAGGATCACTTGGAGGATCACTTGGAGAGTGCTTTTAGAAGAGGGTTGGAGATGGAAGCTCTTTCGTATCTTTCAATATGTTGTTTGAATAGTTTGTAAAAAGCATTTTTTAGGTTTTTGCTAAAAAGGAAGAAAAGCTGAAAAATCTTCGCTCAAACACTACCTTGTAGTTGTACTACCTTATTCACCTGAATCTGCGCACCACTACCTGTGAAAATTATGCATACGCCCTCATTTTACAAAACGTCTGACTTATAAATTTATTACTTTCTAAcaataaatttatgattttttcaaagtATCGTTATTAAGTATTATTAGTATTCCACTGTGCGCAGTTTTTTCTCTTTATGTAATTATTGGCAAAATTAGTAAATATGagtgtttgaataaataattaaaatacaaataaattaatattaaattggattaaataatttgaaatcTACGAATATaatgtatttttattgtttagataatttaaaaaaaattcatcttGATATTTATTATACTACAATTGAGGTTATCacaatgaatttcaaattcttAGAGAATATTGGaatcaatttaaattcattTTGGTTGGAGGGGTGTTTGACAGAGTTTAAAAGTTTTGTAAATTTgtttgaaaaactttttaaaaaacagTTTTAAGCCTATTTGACATCTTTTaagatgtttttttattaaaaaaaaagttattccacccctattttttttttataaatgtcatattttaatattttacttcttCATATCatctttatattaaaaattttgttatttccTAAGGGAtttatttatccaataattataaatttgatgcatgcaatatttgtattctatacaaaaacaaaatagaaatttttaaaattttaaaataatttttaaaatttttaaagttacattagtaaaatataaaatataaaataaaatatagatacataatattttgataAGATAAGTTACATTAAACTCTGTACAATTAGTATGAAATGTTCTTTATattaacaaaaattaatatataaagtatataatattaaataaacaaaaaaattataagtatgataatgaaaaataatttaaaaattaaatcttatatttatctatattttaaaaaattttagtcaaataatatatcactgaaatcataatattatattttcttgAATATCTTATATTATCTCTATCTATAATTTTGAATTCAATCACatcttatttgaatttttaaatttgatgatTATGCCTTCACTCTTTTCGGAAATAATTTTTCGattgaaaaatattatagtTTCTATTTTAGCAGTCTTTtccacttatatatatatatatatatatatatatatatatataataataatattattattattatcttttgTTGAATGTTCAATATTATATCTAGTTATATTTTAAATTCGATcacatattattataattttaaatttatttaataatgataattatttactatttttcaaaaatatttttgaacaaaaaaaTGTCATGTTTCTATTTTTAGTATACTTTgatgcttatatatatataaatttttatactaaatagtATATCACTCATAATACTATGTTTTTTAATCTCTACtgagtatatgtatgtatgtatgtaaaAGCAAAAATAATCACCTTattaaaagtaaaaattaaattttgtttaatcacaaaaaaatttattttaaatttagtttAACTTCAAtcgtatttttatctatattctaaaatttttatattaaataatatatcgtTCATAAcatcactttttttttaatatttgttgCGTATATCTATATATGCATATAGATTAAACTAATCATcctattaaaaataaatgtaaaattttatttgataaaaaaaactactttaaattttttacaatcgtatttttatgtatatttaaaatttatggatTAAATAGAATATctctaatattattattattattttgaatatttgttgattgttatatatatactagtattccAACTGTGCGATGCACATAGTGCtatttttatgtaatttttggcaaaattaataaatatgattgtttgaataaataattaaaataaaaatagattAAGGTTGAATTagattaaatgatttaaatttatcaaTATAAATGTGTTTTCATTGTTTAGataactttttaaaaataaaataaaatttatctgATACTTATTACACTGCAATTGAGATGATCACAACGGATTTCAAATCATTAGAGTATTggaatcaatttaaatttattatggttGGACGAGTATTTGACGGAGTTTATAAGTTTAATTAACTTCTTCGAAAAACTATTAGAAAACAGTTTTAAATAGTTGTGTCATTGAGATAAACTATTTGACATCCTTTAAtatgtttttataaaaaaaatttgttacacccatatttttttaaaaaatgtcttattttaatatcttaCTTCTTCATATTACCtttgtatatttaaaattttattatttcttaagtaatttatttatcgaaaaattataaatttgatgCATGCAATATATGTATTctatacaaaaacaaaatagaatatttttaaattttaaaaattttaataagttACATTAAACTCTGCAAAATTAGtataaaatgttttttatattaacaaaattaatatataaagtatataaaattaaataaacaaaaacaactatAAGTatgattatgaaaaaaaaaattaaattaaattttatattaatctatattttaaaaaattttagatCAACAATTATATCACttaaatcatatattatattttcttgaatatcctatgttatctctatctatatttttgaattcaataatatcttatttgaatttttaaatttgatgatAATAATATCTTCACTATTTTCAGAAATTATTTTTtggttgaaatatatatatatatatatatatatatatatatatatatatatatatatattttcttttgttgaatatttaatgttatatctatttataatttaaattcgaTAGcatattattgtatttttaaatttaatgataattgtttattattttccgAAAACATTTTTGAACGGAAAATTTTCATGTTTCTATTCTTATTACATTTTTctgcttttatatatatatatatatatatatatatatatatatatatatatatatatcttcaatcgtatttttatctaaattctaaaattttatattaaataatatatcgtTCGTAACATCATCgttttttgaatatttgttgcgtatatatatacatgcatataGAGAAACCAATCATCCtattaaaagtaaatgttaaattttacttgatgaaaaagactatttaaattttttacaatcttatttttatgtatatttaaaatttctgaattaaatatcatatcaccaataatattattaatttttaaaatatttatttactgttatatatatatatataaaagatacAAAACgcctttaaattaaattttgtttcataatgaaaaatattttttttaaaaaaaaaactctatcttatatttataaaaaagtaaaaagtaaataaatgttgtaaaaatattattttgatttttgtttttaattcaattatattttttatttatattttcaaaactttAGTTTAACTATTTGTAGCtgagttttatatttttatatataaaaatgctAAAAGTATAACAAATATCATGTACAATGATATCTAGAACAATAATTTtctgatattttgatattttatcgcgatattttgtatttaatttatcaagatattttgatatattaaactcttgtatttatttttttgattgtaAAATTTGATGTACAAATTTTTTTGTATCAGGCAAAATAACCaaagataaaagaaaaaattaaatagtatttttatttatattttaaaattttagatcaaatattttatcgtttataatatcatcttattttttgaatattcaatattatctatatctataattttgaattaaataatatattatttgtattttttaattttatgatatcTTTAGTATTTTTGGAAATGTCTTTTGGGCGAGAAaagttgttttatttttatttatgagactttttgtttatatatatatatagatatgtagATATagatttttatctatattttaaaatttttagattcaATAAGTTTATTATGcataatatcattttttaaatatgtgacacatatatgtatatatgcaaaACAATTAATCCTATTAACCAAAAACTATAATTTTTTCATCATgagaatattattttaatttttgtttaaattcaacccatatttttatatattttttaaataaaaactattttttcatcataaaaaaattattttaaatttttataaatttaatcgtaTTTTTACatgtgttttaaaatatttagataAAAATTTCTATCACTTActgataatataattttttttttgaatctatCTTTATCTGtgaatttaaattcaatattatctttatttgtgtttttttatgcatttactATTTTTGGAATGAAATTTAGGCGGGAAAagttcatttttctttttttagtaTACTTTtctgtttttatttatatatatatatatatatatatatatatatatacttattaaggaaaaaaattaaattttgtttaataatgaaaaatattttttttgaaaaaaattctatcgtatttttataaaaaagcaaaaaattaaattttgtaaaaagactattttgatttttgtttttaattcaatcagatttttatttatattttcaaaattatagTTTAACTATTTGTAGTTgagttttatgtttttatatataaaaatgctAAATGTATAACAAATATCATGTACAATgatatttacaataataatatctcgtgattttgctattttatcgtgatattttgtatttaatttataatgatattttgatatatgaaATTTCTGTAATGAATTTTTTATGTTGTAAAATTTGGTgttcaaatttttttgtatcgggcaaaacaaaacaataaacgctaaaagaaaaaaattaaattttgtttgatcacgataaaatatattttaattttttaagattaaattgtaattttatttatattttaaaatttttatatcaaatattttatcatttataatattttattatttttttaatattcaatattatctctatctataattttaaattaaataatatattatttgtatttttaaattttatgatatctttactattttcgaaaatattttttgggcggaaaaatttgttttatttttatttatgtaacttttt
It encodes:
- the LOC140889739 gene encoding uncharacterized protein, whose translation is MRDEEGGGPKPRAQWTADEISSANFNAKEINAIFTSVDMNMFNLICTCVSAQDAWDKHQAHCEGSKSVKNTRMCLFTSKFEKLRMEENETIMQYNARLKSLANEASVLGDPISNE
- the LOC140893162 gene encoding 3'-5' exonuclease-like, whose amino-acid sequence is MIYHVELPTTDEYTVDFYGDSIYTTVTNDCAVVSEWISDVESIHHRRLHHLIVGLDIEWRPAYGRTPNPAATLQLCVGRRCLIYQIIHSQGATPFSLTRFLSNPNYTFVGVGIESDLDKLEQDYDLGSDVNTVDLRDLAAYEYDRRELKSKGLKDLASLVLGKEMEKPRWVTMSRWDNRQLTYDQVEYACIDAFVCFEMGRMMNASR